The following proteins are co-located in the Callithrix jacchus isolate 240 chromosome 10, calJac240_pri, whole genome shotgun sequence genome:
- the BRSK2 gene encoding serine/threonine-protein kinase BRSK2 isoform X15, producing the protein MKTKNICRYLVLEHVSGGELFDYLVKKGRLTPKEARKFFRQIISALDFCHSHSICHRDLKPENLLLDEKNNIRIADFGMASLQVGDSLLETSCGSPHYACPEVIRGEKYDGRKADVWSCGVILFALLVGALPFDDDNLRQLLEKVKRGVFHMPHFIPPDCQSLLRGMIEVDAARRLTLEHIQKHIWYIGGKNEPEPEQPIPRKVQIRSLPSLEDIDPDVLDSMHSLGCFRDRNKLLQDLLSEEENQEKMIYFLLLDRKERYPSQEDEDLPPRNEIDPPRKRVDSPMLNRHGKRRPERKSMEVLSVTDGGSPVPARRAIEMAQHGQRSRSISGASSGLSTSPLSSPRVTPHPSPRGSPLPTPKGTPVHTPKESPAGTPNPTPPSSPSVGGVPWRARLNSIKNSFLGSPRFHRRKLQVPTPEEMSNLTPESSPELAKKSWFGNFISLEKEEQVFVVIKDKPLSSIKADIVHAFLSIPSLSHSVISQTSFRAEYKATGGPAVFQKPVKFQVDITYTEGGEAQKENGIYSVTFTLLSGPSRRFKRVVETIQTQLLSTHDPPSAQHLSEPPPPAPGLSWGAGLKGQKVATSYESSL; encoded by the exons ATACTTGGTGCTAGAACACGTGTCAGGTGGGGAGCTCTTCGACTACCTGGTGAAGAAGGGGAGGCTGACCCCCAAGGAGGCCCGAAAGTTCTTCCGGCAGATCATCTCGGCACTGGACTTCTGCCACAGCCACTCGATATG CCACAGGGATCTGAAACCCGAAAACCTCCTGCTGGACGAGAAGAACAACATCCGGATCGCGGACTTCGGCATGGCGTCCCTGCAGGTTGGCGACAGCCTGTTGGAGACCAGCTGCGG GTCCCCCCACTACGCCTGCCCCGAGGTGATCCGG GGTGAGAAGTACGACGGCCGGAAGGCAGACGTGTGGAGCTGCGGAGTCATCCTTTTCGCCTTGCTGGTG GGGGCCCTGCCCTTCGACGATGACAACCTGCGGCAGCTGCTGGAGAAGGTGAAGCGGGGAGTGTTCCACATGCCACACTTCATCCCGCCTGACTGCCAGAGCCTGCTGCGGGGCATGATTGAGGTGGACGCCGCGCGCCGCCTCACG CTAGAGCACATTCAGAAACACATATGGTATAT AGGGGGCAAGAATGAGCCGGAGCCGGAGCAGCCCATTCCCCGAAAGGTCCAGATCCGCTCActgcccagcctggaggacaTTGACCCCGACGTGCTGGACAGCATGCATTCTCTGGGCTGCTTCCGAGACCGAAACAAGCTGCTGCAGGACCTGCTGTCGGAGGA GGAGAACCAGGAGAAGATGATTTACTTCCTCCTCCTAGACCGGAAAGAGAGGTACCCAAGCCAGGAGGATGAGGACCTGCCACCCCGGAATGAGATAG ACCCTCCCCGGAAGCGTGTGGACTCCCCAATGCTGAACAGGCACGGCAAGCGGCGGCCAGAACGCAAGTCCATGGAGGTGCTCAGTGTGACAGACGGCGGCTCCCCGGTGCCTGCGCGGCGTGCCATTGAGATGGCCCAGCACGGCCAGAG GTCTCGGTCCATCAGCGGTGCCTCCTCAGGCCTTTCCACCAGCCCACTCAGCAGCCCCCGG GtgacccctcacccctcaccaaGGGGcagtcccctccccacccccaagggGACACCTGTCCACACGCCAAAGGAGAGCCCGGCTGGCACGCCCAACCCCACGCCACCGTCCAGCCCCAGCGTCGGAGGGGTGCCATGGAGGGCACGGCTCAATTCCATCAAGAACAGCTTCCTGGGCTCACCCCGCTTCCATCGCCGGAAACTGCAAG TTCCGACGCCGGAGGAGATGTCCAACCTGACTCCAGAGTCATCCCCAGA gctggccaagaAGTCCTGGTTTGGGAACTTCATCAGCctggagaaggaggagcaggtcTTCGTGGTCATCAAAGACAAACCTCTGAGCTCCATCAAGGCTGACATCGTGCACGCCTTCCTGTCG atccccagcctcagccacagTGTCATCTCCCAGACGAGCTTCCGGGCCGAGTACAAGGCCACAGGGGGGCCAGCTGTGTTCCAGAAGCCAGTCAAGTTCCAGGTGGATATCACCTACACGGAGGGCGGGGAGGCACAGAAGGAGAACGGCATCTACTCCGTCACCTTCACCCTGCTTTCAG GCCCCAGTCGCCGCTTCAAGAGGGTGGTGGAGACCATCCAGACCCAGCTGCTGAGCACACATGACCCACCCTCAGCCCAGCACTTGTCAG AACCCCCCCCACCAGCGCCAGGACTAAGCTGGGGTGCTGGGCTTAAGGGCCAGAAGGTGGCCACCAGCTACGAGAGTAGCCTCTGA
- the BRSK2 gene encoding serine/threonine-protein kinase BRSK2 isoform X16, whose amino-acid sequence MKTKNICRYLVLEHVSGGELFDYLVKKGRLTPKEARKFFRQIISALDFCHSHSICHRDLKPENLLLDEKNNIRIADFGMASLQVGDSLLETSCGSPHYACPEVIRGEKYDGRKADVWSCGVILFALLVGALPFDDDNLRQLLEKVKRGVFHMPHFIPPDCQSLLRGMIEVDAARRLTLEHIQKHIWYIGGKNEPEPEQPIPRKVQIRSLPSLEDIDPDVLDSMHSLGCFRDRNKLLQDLLSEEENQEKMIYFLLLDRKERYPSQEDEDLPPRNEIDPPRKRVDSPMLNRHGKRRPERKSMEVLSVTDGGSPVPARRAIEMAQHGQRSRSISGASSGLSTSPLSSPRVTPHPSPRGSPLPTPKGTPVHTPKESPAGTPNPTPPSSPSVGGVPWRARLNSIKNSFLGSPRFHRRKLQVPTPEEMSNLTPESSPELAKKSWFGNFISLEKEEQVFVVIKDKPLSSIKADIVHAFLSIPSLSHSVISQTSFRAEYKATGGPAVFQKPVKFQVDITYTEGGEAQKENGIYSVTFTLLSGPSRRFKRVVETIQTQLLSTHDPPSAQHLSDTTNCMEMMTGRLSKCGIIPKS is encoded by the exons ATACTTGGTGCTAGAACACGTGTCAGGTGGGGAGCTCTTCGACTACCTGGTGAAGAAGGGGAGGCTGACCCCCAAGGAGGCCCGAAAGTTCTTCCGGCAGATCATCTCGGCACTGGACTTCTGCCACAGCCACTCGATATG CCACAGGGATCTGAAACCCGAAAACCTCCTGCTGGACGAGAAGAACAACATCCGGATCGCGGACTTCGGCATGGCGTCCCTGCAGGTTGGCGACAGCCTGTTGGAGACCAGCTGCGG GTCCCCCCACTACGCCTGCCCCGAGGTGATCCGG GGTGAGAAGTACGACGGCCGGAAGGCAGACGTGTGGAGCTGCGGAGTCATCCTTTTCGCCTTGCTGGTG GGGGCCCTGCCCTTCGACGATGACAACCTGCGGCAGCTGCTGGAGAAGGTGAAGCGGGGAGTGTTCCACATGCCACACTTCATCCCGCCTGACTGCCAGAGCCTGCTGCGGGGCATGATTGAGGTGGACGCCGCGCGCCGCCTCACG CTAGAGCACATTCAGAAACACATATGGTATAT AGGGGGCAAGAATGAGCCGGAGCCGGAGCAGCCCATTCCCCGAAAGGTCCAGATCCGCTCActgcccagcctggaggacaTTGACCCCGACGTGCTGGACAGCATGCATTCTCTGGGCTGCTTCCGAGACCGAAACAAGCTGCTGCAGGACCTGCTGTCGGAGGA GGAGAACCAGGAGAAGATGATTTACTTCCTCCTCCTAGACCGGAAAGAGAGGTACCCAAGCCAGGAGGATGAGGACCTGCCACCCCGGAATGAGATAG ACCCTCCCCGGAAGCGTGTGGACTCCCCAATGCTGAACAGGCACGGCAAGCGGCGGCCAGAACGCAAGTCCATGGAGGTGCTCAGTGTGACAGACGGCGGCTCCCCGGTGCCTGCGCGGCGTGCCATTGAGATGGCCCAGCACGGCCAGAG GTCTCGGTCCATCAGCGGTGCCTCCTCAGGCCTTTCCACCAGCCCACTCAGCAGCCCCCGG GtgacccctcacccctcaccaaGGGGcagtcccctccccacccccaagggGACACCTGTCCACACGCCAAAGGAGAGCCCGGCTGGCACGCCCAACCCCACGCCACCGTCCAGCCCCAGCGTCGGAGGGGTGCCATGGAGGGCACGGCTCAATTCCATCAAGAACAGCTTCCTGGGCTCACCCCGCTTCCATCGCCGGAAACTGCAAG TTCCGACGCCGGAGGAGATGTCCAACCTGACTCCAGAGTCATCCCCAGA gctggccaagaAGTCCTGGTTTGGGAACTTCATCAGCctggagaaggaggagcaggtcTTCGTGGTCATCAAAGACAAACCTCTGAGCTCCATCAAGGCTGACATCGTGCACGCCTTCCTGTCG atccccagcctcagccacagTGTCATCTCCCAGACGAGCTTCCGGGCCGAGTACAAGGCCACAGGGGGGCCAGCTGTGTTCCAGAAGCCAGTCAAGTTCCAGGTGGATATCACCTACACGGAGGGCGGGGAGGCACAGAAGGAGAACGGCATCTACTCCGTCACCTTCACCCTGCTTTCAG GCCCCAGTCGCCGCTTCAAGAGGGTGGTGGAGACCATCCAGACCCAGCTGCTGAGCACACATGACCCACCCTCAGCCCAGCACTTGTCAG
- the BRSK2 gene encoding serine/threonine-protein kinase BRSK2 isoform X14 translates to MKTKNICRYLVLEHVSGGELFDYLVKKGRLTPKEARKFFRQIISALDFCHSHSICHRDLKPENLLLDEKNNIRIADFGMASLQVGDSLLETSCGSPHYACPEVIRGEKYDGRKADVWSCGVILFALLVGALPFDDDNLRQLLEKVKRGVFHMPHFIPPDCQSLLRGMIEVDAARRLTLEHIQKHIWYIGGKNEPEPEQPIPRKVQIRSLPSLEDIDPDVLDSMHSLGCFRDRNKLLQDLLSEEENQEKMIYFLLLDRKERYPSQEDEDLPPRNEIDPPRKRVDSPMLNRHGKRRPERKSMEVLSVTDGGSPVPARRAIEMAQHGQSKAMFSKSLDIAEAHPQFSKEDRSRSISGASSGLSTSPLSSPRVTPHPSPRGSPLPTPKGTPVHTPKESPAGTPNPTPPSSPSVGGVPWRARLNSIKNSFLGSPRFHRRKLQVPTPEEMSNLTPESSPELAKKSWFGNFISLEKEEQVFVVIKDKPLSSIKADIVHAFLSIPSLSHSVISQTSFRAEYKATGGPAVFQKPVKFQVDITYTEGGEAQKENGIYSVTFTLLSGPSRRFKRVVETIQTQLLSTHDPPSAQHLSDTTNCMEMMTGRLSKCGIIPKS, encoded by the exons ATACTTGGTGCTAGAACACGTGTCAGGTGGGGAGCTCTTCGACTACCTGGTGAAGAAGGGGAGGCTGACCCCCAAGGAGGCCCGAAAGTTCTTCCGGCAGATCATCTCGGCACTGGACTTCTGCCACAGCCACTCGATATG CCACAGGGATCTGAAACCCGAAAACCTCCTGCTGGACGAGAAGAACAACATCCGGATCGCGGACTTCGGCATGGCGTCCCTGCAGGTTGGCGACAGCCTGTTGGAGACCAGCTGCGG GTCCCCCCACTACGCCTGCCCCGAGGTGATCCGG GGTGAGAAGTACGACGGCCGGAAGGCAGACGTGTGGAGCTGCGGAGTCATCCTTTTCGCCTTGCTGGTG GGGGCCCTGCCCTTCGACGATGACAACCTGCGGCAGCTGCTGGAGAAGGTGAAGCGGGGAGTGTTCCACATGCCACACTTCATCCCGCCTGACTGCCAGAGCCTGCTGCGGGGCATGATTGAGGTGGACGCCGCGCGCCGCCTCACG CTAGAGCACATTCAGAAACACATATGGTATAT AGGGGGCAAGAATGAGCCGGAGCCGGAGCAGCCCATTCCCCGAAAGGTCCAGATCCGCTCActgcccagcctggaggacaTTGACCCCGACGTGCTGGACAGCATGCATTCTCTGGGCTGCTTCCGAGACCGAAACAAGCTGCTGCAGGACCTGCTGTCGGAGGA GGAGAACCAGGAGAAGATGATTTACTTCCTCCTCCTAGACCGGAAAGAGAGGTACCCAAGCCAGGAGGATGAGGACCTGCCACCCCGGAATGAGATAG ACCCTCCCCGGAAGCGTGTGGACTCCCCAATGCTGAACAGGCACGGCAAGCGGCGGCCAGAACGCAAGTCCATGGAGGTGCTCAGTGTGACAGACGGCGGCTCCCCGGTGCCTGCGCGGCGTGCCATTGAGATGGCCCAGCACGGCCAGAG TAAAGCTATGTTCAGTAAAAGCCTGGATATCGCTGAGGCCCATCCCCAATTCAGCAAAGAAGACAG GTCTCGGTCCATCAGCGGTGCCTCCTCAGGCCTTTCCACCAGCCCACTCAGCAGCCCCCGG GtgacccctcacccctcaccaaGGGGcagtcccctccccacccccaagggGACACCTGTCCACACGCCAAAGGAGAGCCCGGCTGGCACGCCCAACCCCACGCCACCGTCCAGCCCCAGCGTCGGAGGGGTGCCATGGAGGGCACGGCTCAATTCCATCAAGAACAGCTTCCTGGGCTCACCCCGCTTCCATCGCCGGAAACTGCAAG TTCCGACGCCGGAGGAGATGTCCAACCTGACTCCAGAGTCATCCCCAGA gctggccaagaAGTCCTGGTTTGGGAACTTCATCAGCctggagaaggaggagcaggtcTTCGTGGTCATCAAAGACAAACCTCTGAGCTCCATCAAGGCTGACATCGTGCACGCCTTCCTGTCG atccccagcctcagccacagTGTCATCTCCCAGACGAGCTTCCGGGCCGAGTACAAGGCCACAGGGGGGCCAGCTGTGTTCCAGAAGCCAGTCAAGTTCCAGGTGGATATCACCTACACGGAGGGCGGGGAGGCACAGAAGGAGAACGGCATCTACTCCGTCACCTTCACCCTGCTTTCAG GCCCCAGTCGCCGCTTCAAGAGGGTGGTGGAGACCATCCAGACCCAGCTGCTGAGCACACATGACCCACCCTCAGCCCAGCACTTGTCAG